The Corvus moneduloides isolate bCorMon1 chromosome 18, bCorMon1.pri, whole genome shotgun sequence genome window below encodes:
- the DGCR2 gene encoding integral membrane protein DGCR2/IDD isoform X2, which produces MVPKADSGTFLLLFLLVLSITEPLRPELRCTPGQFACRSGTIQCIPSNWQCDGWPTCEDESDEVDCPGLTGDQRTYHGKENVDSRHNRGRGGETTRFHTVNMAQPVRFSRKCPTGWHHYEGTASCYRVYLNGENYWDAVQTCQRVNGSLATFTADQELRFILAQEWDLEEKTFVRKDQRRFWVGYQYVITNRNHSLEGHWEVAYKGSSEVFLPPDPIFGTAMSEKENVLCAQLQCFHFPTLRHHGLHSWYAENCYEKSSFLCKRSQTCVDIKDNIVDEGYYFTPKGNDPCLSCTCHNGEPEMCVAALCERPQGCQQYRKDPKECCKFTCLDPDGNSLFDSMAGGMRLIVSCISSFLILSLLLFMVHRLRQRRRERIESLIGANLHHFNLGRRMPGFDYGPDGFGTGLTPLHLSDDGEGGAFHFHDPPPPYTAYKYPDIQHPDDPPPPYEASVNPDSILCSIPDGVLSQTVQSSPPSLGNCDVSPQLTEGSLPPSVGPSPVELEDSADSSTFLVPPDTPINENTPAETLTGSRHSHCSLNTIV; this is translated from the exons agCTCCGCTGCACCCCAGGGCAGTTTGCGTGTCGGAGTGGTACCATCCAGTGCATCCCTTCAAACTGGCAGTGTGATGGATGGCCCACCTGCGAGGACGAGAGCGATGAAGTTGACTGTCCAG GCTTGACAGGGGACCAGCGAACTTACCATGGGAAGGAGAATGTGGACTCGAGGCACAATcgagggagaggaggagagaccACCCGCTTCCACACCGTCAACATGGCACAGCCTGTCCGATTTAGCA GAAAGTGCCCAACAGGATGGCACCACTATGAGGGCACAGCCAGCTGTTACAGGGTGTATTTAAATGGGGAGAACTACTGGGACGCTGTGCAGACATGTCAGCGGGTGAACGGATCCCTCGCCACCTTCACTGCAGACCAGGAGCTGCGGTTCATCCTGGCACAGGAGTGGgacttggaagaaaaaacatttgtaAGGAAGGACCAGCGTAG ATTCTGGGTGGGATATCAGTATGTGATCACCAATCGAAATCACTCTCTGGAAGGTCACTGGGAAGTAGCTTATAAAG GCTCTTCAGAAGTGTTTTTACCCCCTGACCCTATCTTTGGTACGGCGATGTCTGAAAAGGAAAACGTTCTTTGTGCCCAGCTCCAGTGTTTCCATTTTCCTACCCTCCGGCACCATGGTTTACACAGCTGGTATGCTGAAAACTGCTATGAGAAATCTTCATTCCTCTGCAAAAGGA GCCAGACTTGTGTTGATATCAAAGACAACATTGTCGATGAAGGCTACTATTTCACTCCCAAAGGGAATGATCCCTGTTTGAGCTGCACGTGTCACAACGGTGAACCTGAGATGTgtgtggctgctctgtgtgaGCGGCCCCAGGGGTGTCAGCAGTATCGCAAGGACCCCAAGGAGTGCTGCAAATTTACCTGTTTAGACCCAG ATGGCAACAGCCTGTTTGACTCAATGGCCGGTGGAATGCGTCTGATTGTGAGCTGcatctcctccttcctcatcctctctctgctgctcttcatgGTCCACCGGCTGCGCCAGAGGCGGCGAGAGCGCATAGAGTCTTTGATTGGAGCAAACT TGCACCATTTCAACTTGGGCCGCAGGATGCCTGGTTTTGATTATGGTCCCGATGGTTTTGGAACTGGCCTTACTCCGCTGCATCTTTCAGACGATGGGGAAGGTGGAGCATTTCATTTCCACGATCCACCTCCACCCTATACTGCTTACAAGTACCCAGATATTCAACATCCCGATGACCCACCTCCTCCTTATGAGGCTTCTGTAAATCCAGACAGCATCCTTTGTTCCATTCCAG ATGGAGTTCTTTCTCAGACTGTGCAGAGCAGTCCTCCATCACTAGGAAACTGTGATGTATCCCCACAGCTTACAGAGGGATCACTTCCTCCCTCAGTTGGTCCTTCTCCAGTGGAGCTGGAAGactctgctgacagcagcacctTTCTTGTCCCTCCTGACACACCCATAAACGAAAATACCCCAGCAGAAACTTTGACAGGCAGCCGTCACAGCCACTGTTCCCTCAACACCATTGTATAA
- the DGCR2 gene encoding integral membrane protein DGCR2/IDD isoform X1, with protein MVPKADSGTFLLLFLLVLSITEPLRPELRCTPGQFACRSGTIQCIPSNWQCDGWPTCEDESDEVDCPGLTGDQRTYHGKENVDSRHNRGRGGETTRFHTVNMAQPVRFSSFLGKCPTGWHHYEGTASCYRVYLNGENYWDAVQTCQRVNGSLATFTADQELRFILAQEWDLEEKTFVRKDQRRFWVGYQYVITNRNHSLEGHWEVAYKGSSEVFLPPDPIFGTAMSEKENVLCAQLQCFHFPTLRHHGLHSWYAENCYEKSSFLCKRSQTCVDIKDNIVDEGYYFTPKGNDPCLSCTCHNGEPEMCVAALCERPQGCQQYRKDPKECCKFTCLDPDGNSLFDSMAGGMRLIVSCISSFLILSLLLFMVHRLRQRRRERIESLIGANLHHFNLGRRMPGFDYGPDGFGTGLTPLHLSDDGEGGAFHFHDPPPPYTAYKYPDIQHPDDPPPPYEASVNPDSILCSIPDGVLSQTVQSSPPSLGNCDVSPQLTEGSLPPSVGPSPVELEDSADSSTFLVPPDTPINENTPAETLTGSRHSHCSLNTIV; from the exons agCTCCGCTGCACCCCAGGGCAGTTTGCGTGTCGGAGTGGTACCATCCAGTGCATCCCTTCAAACTGGCAGTGTGATGGATGGCCCACCTGCGAGGACGAGAGCGATGAAGTTGACTGTCCAG GCTTGACAGGGGACCAGCGAACTTACCATGGGAAGGAGAATGTGGACTCGAGGCACAATcgagggagaggaggagagaccACCCGCTTCCACACCGTCAACATGGCACAGCCTGTCCGATTTAGCA GTTTCCTAGGAAAGTGCCCAACAGGATGGCACCACTATGAGGGCACAGCCAGCTGTTACAGGGTGTATTTAAATGGGGAGAACTACTGGGACGCTGTGCAGACATGTCAGCGGGTGAACGGATCCCTCGCCACCTTCACTGCAGACCAGGAGCTGCGGTTCATCCTGGCACAGGAGTGGgacttggaagaaaaaacatttgtaAGGAAGGACCAGCGTAG ATTCTGGGTGGGATATCAGTATGTGATCACCAATCGAAATCACTCTCTGGAAGGTCACTGGGAAGTAGCTTATAAAG GCTCTTCAGAAGTGTTTTTACCCCCTGACCCTATCTTTGGTACGGCGATGTCTGAAAAGGAAAACGTTCTTTGTGCCCAGCTCCAGTGTTTCCATTTTCCTACCCTCCGGCACCATGGTTTACACAGCTGGTATGCTGAAAACTGCTATGAGAAATCTTCATTCCTCTGCAAAAGGA GCCAGACTTGTGTTGATATCAAAGACAACATTGTCGATGAAGGCTACTATTTCACTCCCAAAGGGAATGATCCCTGTTTGAGCTGCACGTGTCACAACGGTGAACCTGAGATGTgtgtggctgctctgtgtgaGCGGCCCCAGGGGTGTCAGCAGTATCGCAAGGACCCCAAGGAGTGCTGCAAATTTACCTGTTTAGACCCAG ATGGCAACAGCCTGTTTGACTCAATGGCCGGTGGAATGCGTCTGATTGTGAGCTGcatctcctccttcctcatcctctctctgctgctcttcatgGTCCACCGGCTGCGCCAGAGGCGGCGAGAGCGCATAGAGTCTTTGATTGGAGCAAACT TGCACCATTTCAACTTGGGCCGCAGGATGCCTGGTTTTGATTATGGTCCCGATGGTTTTGGAACTGGCCTTACTCCGCTGCATCTTTCAGACGATGGGGAAGGTGGAGCATTTCATTTCCACGATCCACCTCCACCCTATACTGCTTACAAGTACCCAGATATTCAACATCCCGATGACCCACCTCCTCCTTATGAGGCTTCTGTAAATCCAGACAGCATCCTTTGTTCCATTCCAG ATGGAGTTCTTTCTCAGACTGTGCAGAGCAGTCCTCCATCACTAGGAAACTGTGATGTATCCCCACAGCTTACAGAGGGATCACTTCCTCCCTCAGTTGGTCCTTCTCCAGTGGAGCTGGAAGactctgctgacagcagcacctTTCTTGTCCCTCCTGACACACCCATAAACGAAAATACCCCAGCAGAAACTTTGACAGGCAGCCGTCACAGCCACTGTTCCCTCAACACCATTGTATAA